A single genomic interval of Bos javanicus breed banteng chromosome 8, ARS-OSU_banteng_1.0, whole genome shotgun sequence harbors:
- the IFNK gene encoding interferon kappa, which translates to MQKLLPTKDTQVYKRHTKEYFRPKTSLSTSESCGFFTSMGEGKKMITKPDGIRKYVWLACLMGLFITGILSLDCNSLNVRLRRVTWQNLQLLSTMSNSFPIECLQERKAFELPQEILSYTQPLQKNIKEAFYEMSKQAFHIFTQDTFQSTWEEKHLRQVQIGLDHQLQYLEQCLEEEEEENEDTREREELLSAGEETLRKPSGAPVLQLGNLDLRRYFNRIDSFLKDKKHSHCAWEIVRVEIRRCFYFFQKLTALLRRR; encoded by the coding sequence ATGCAAAAACTCCTCCCCACCAAAGATACCCAGGTGTATAAAAGGCACACAAAGGAATACTTCAGACCTAAAACCTCATTGTCAACCTCTGAATCTTGTGGATTTTTCACCTCCATGGgcgaggggaaaaaaatgatcacCAAGCCTGATGGGATTCGAAAGTATGTGTGGCTGGCGTGCCTCATGGGTCTGTTCATCACTGGCATCCTCTCTCTGGACTGTAACTCGCTGAATGTTCGCCTGAGGAGAGTCACCTGGCAGAATCTGCAACTTCTGAGCACAATGAGCAATTCATTTCCTATAGAGTGTCTACAAGAAAGAAAAGCTTTCGAGTTGCCCCAAGAGATCCTCTCATACACCCAGCCTCTGCAGAAGAACATCAAGGAGGCCTTCTATGAAATGTCCAAACAGGCCTTCCACATCTTCACTCAAGACACCTTCCAATCCACTTGGGAAGAGAAACACCTGAGACAAGTCCAGATTGGACTTGATCACCAGCTGCAGTACCTGGAGCAATGcttggaagaagaggaggaggaaaatgaaGACACAAGAGAGAGGGAAGAGCTTCTCTCAGCCGGAGAGGAGACCCTCAGGAAACCCTCAGGAGCTCCGGTCCTCCAGCTGGGCAATCTAGATCTGAGGAGATATTTCAACAGGATAGACAGTTTCCTCAAAGATAAGAAACATAGTCACTGCGCCTGGGAGATTGTCCGAGTGGAAATCAGAAGATGCTTCTACTTCTTTCAGAAACTCACAGCATTGCTCAGGAGGAGATAA